In Bradyrhizobium sp. 1(2017), one DNA window encodes the following:
- the tatB gene encoding Sec-independent protein translocase protein TatB, giving the protein MFDIGWSELVLIGVVALIAIGPKELPGVLRMVGQWMGKARKMAAEFQGQFQEAMREAEMADLKKSFDEVKEAATGFASNNPLTSLQKDVSDALRVDALDKPAETSASSAVEPLATSSEAPTTSSEAPTTSSEAPTTPTTPEAPTPATFMEAEAHAAANEPLAITREVEQAQVAQDTAPSEAIKDAKAS; this is encoded by the coding sequence ATGTTCGACATCGGGTGGAGTGAACTGGTCCTGATCGGGGTCGTGGCCCTGATCGCCATCGGCCCGAAAGAGCTGCCGGGTGTGCTGCGCATGGTCGGGCAGTGGATGGGCAAGGCCCGCAAGATGGCCGCCGAATTCCAGGGCCAGTTCCAGGAAGCCATGCGCGAGGCCGAGATGGCCGACCTCAAGAAGAGCTTCGACGAGGTCAAGGAAGCCGCGACCGGCTTCGCCAGCAACAATCCGCTGACTTCGCTCCAGAAGGACGTCAGTGACGCGTTGCGCGTCGATGCGCTCGACAAGCCCGCCGAGACTTCCGCCAGCAGCGCTGTCGAACCGTTGGCGACTTCAAGCGAAGCGCCGACGACTTCAAGTGAAGCGCCGACGACTTCGAGTGAAGCGCCGACGACGCCGACCACTCCGGAAGCTCCAACGCCCGCGACGTTCATGGAAGCCGAGGCCCATGCGGCCGCGAACGAGCCACTCGCGATCACCCGCGAGGTCGAGCAGGCGCAGGTTGCGCAGGACACCGCGCCATCCGAGGCGATCAAGGACGCCAAAGCGTCATGA
- a CDS encoding twin-arginine translocase TatA/TatE family subunit — translation MGSLSIWHWILVIAVVLLLFGRGKISDLMGDVAQGIKAFKKGMQDDDKPAEKQEPAKSIEHNNAAPTAARSDVGSKAV, via the coding sequence ATGGGTTCACTCAGCATTTGGCACTGGATCTTGGTGATCGCAGTGGTCCTGCTGCTGTTCGGCCGCGGCAAGATTTCGGATCTGATGGGCGACGTGGCGCAGGGCATCAAGGCGTTCAAGAAGGGCATGCAGGACGACGACAAGCCCGCTGAGAAGCAGGAGCCTGCCAAGTCCATCGAGCACAACAATGCCGCGCCGACCGCGGCACGGTCCGACGTCGGCAGCAAGGCCGTCTGA
- the scpB gene encoding SMC-Scp complex subunit ScpB — protein MASLAEVRVEEAEPMENESQARPEELRLLEALLFASSEPLDTATLAKRMPDGVDVKAALEQLQADYASRGVNLVRVANKWTFRTAGDLAWLMTRESTETRRLSRAAIEVLAIIAYHQPVTRAEIEEIRGVVTSKGTLDVLLETGWIKPRGRRKTPGRPLTFGTTEDFLSQFTLEQLGDLPGLEELKGTGLLDSRLPTGFSVPTPSDDPALREDEDPLEPGDELDLALAPAVEPETPDGGNEGGGEGGTEA, from the coding sequence ATGGCAAGCCTGGCTGAAGTGCGGGTAGAAGAGGCCGAGCCGATGGAGAACGAATCCCAGGCACGTCCCGAGGAATTGCGGCTGCTGGAAGCGCTGCTGTTCGCTTCGAGTGAACCGCTGGATACCGCGACGCTGGCCAAGCGGATGCCTGATGGTGTCGACGTCAAGGCGGCGCTCGAGCAGCTCCAGGCCGACTATGCCTCGCGCGGCGTGAACCTCGTGCGCGTTGCCAACAAATGGACCTTCCGCACCGCCGGCGACCTCGCCTGGCTCATGACCCGGGAGAGCACCGAGACCCGCCGCCTGTCGCGCGCCGCGATCGAGGTGCTGGCGATCATCGCCTATCACCAGCCGGTGACGCGCGCCGAGATCGAAGAGATCCGCGGCGTCGTCACCTCGAAGGGCACGCTGGACGTGCTGCTGGAGACCGGCTGGATCAAGCCGCGCGGACGTCGCAAGACGCCCGGCCGACCCTTGACCTTCGGAACCACCGAGGACTTCCTGTCGCAGTTCACCTTGGAACAGCTCGGGGATCTGCCCGGTCTCGAAGAGTTGAAGGGCACAGGGCTGCTGGATTCGCGCCTGCCGACCGGTTTCAGCGTGCCGACGCCGTCCGATGACCCGGCGCTGCGTGAAGACGAGGATCCGCTGGAACCGGGCGACGAGCTCGATCTCGCGCTCGCGCCTGCAGTCGAGCCCGAGACCCCGGACGGCGGCAATGAAGGGGGCGGCGAGGGCGGCACCGAGGCGTGA
- a CDS encoding segregation and condensation protein A yields the protein MTAEILSFETGRPAELAEGEPALVVDVEGYEGPLDLLLALARQQKVDLAKISILALADQYLHFIEAARKIRLELAADYLVMAAWLAFLKSRLLLPEPPSAEGPSAEQMATALANRLRRLEAIREAANRLMNRQQLLRDIFPRGEPEQIAEIKHPKYTATLYDLLTAYAAQRQSRVLASVHLAKRTVWSLAEARATLERLVGSISEQDDWGVLDDFLIRHVADPTQRATVFASSFAAALELVREGQLELNQKEAFAPIYFRKGRPKPVPDAAPAPDAPVG from the coding sequence ATGACCGCAGAAATCCTATCGTTTGAAACCGGGCGGCCCGCAGAGCTTGCCGAGGGTGAGCCGGCGTTGGTCGTGGACGTCGAGGGCTATGAGGGCCCGCTCGACCTCTTGCTCGCGCTGGCGCGGCAGCAGAAGGTCGACCTCGCCAAGATTTCGATCCTGGCGTTGGCCGACCAGTACCTCCATTTCATCGAAGCGGCGCGGAAAATCCGGCTGGAGCTTGCCGCCGATTACCTCGTCATGGCGGCCTGGCTCGCCTTCCTGAAGTCGCGCCTGCTGCTGCCGGAGCCGCCGAGTGCGGAAGGTCCGAGCGCGGAACAGATGGCGACGGCGCTCGCCAACCGCCTGCGCCGGCTGGAGGCCATTCGCGAAGCCGCCAACCGTCTGATGAACAGGCAGCAATTGCTGCGCGACATTTTTCCGCGCGGCGAGCCGGAGCAGATCGCCGAGATCAAGCATCCGAAATACACCGCGACGCTGTACGACCTGCTCACCGCCTATGCGGCGCAGCGCCAGTCGCGCGTGCTGGCGAGCGTGCATCTGGCCAAGCGCACGGTGTGGTCGCTTGCCGAGGCGCGCGCCACGCTGGAGCGGCTGGTCGGCAGCATCAGCGAACAGGACGATTGGGGTGTTCTCGACGACTTCCTGATCCGCCACGTCGCCGATCCGACGCAGCGCGCGACGGTGTTCGCCTCGAGCTTCGCGGCCGCACTCGAATTGGTGCGCGAGGGTCAGCTCGAGCTGAACCAGAAAGAGGCGTTTGCGCCCATCTATTTCCGGAAGGGGCGTCCCAAACCGGTTCCGGACGCAGCTCCTGCGCCCGATGCGCCGGTCGGTTAA
- the nagZ gene encoding beta-N-acetylhexosaminidase, with protein sequence MSTRAFITGVSGTELTAAEREFIRAERPWGFILFKRNVATPAQVAALVAELRSVAGAADAPVLIDQEGGRVQRLGPPHWPVYPPGAVFANLYDTDSALGLTAARLSARLIAADLADLGITVDCLPLADVPVPGADAVIGNRAYGTEPGKVAAIARAVTDGLEQGGVLPVLKHIPGHGRATADTHFKLPTVDTPKDELERTDFAAFKPLSDLPMAMTAHVVFSAVDPAHPATTSATMIADVIRGAIGFQGLLMSDDVSMNALSGNIAERTRAIFAAGCDIALHCNGNIEEMRDVAGQTPELSGKALERAEAALAVRKPPQPFDRAAARTELDALIARANTASA encoded by the coding sequence ATGAGCACGCGGGCCTTCATTACCGGCGTATCCGGAACGGAACTGACCGCCGCCGAGCGGGAGTTTATCCGCGCCGAACGCCCATGGGGCTTCATCCTGTTCAAGCGCAACGTCGCGACACCGGCTCAAGTTGCTGCATTGGTTGCGGAATTGCGGTCGGTTGCGGGTGCCGCCGACGCCCCTGTCCTGATCGATCAGGAGGGCGGACGGGTGCAACGGCTCGGGCCGCCGCACTGGCCGGTCTATCCGCCGGGGGCCGTATTCGCGAATTTGTACGACACTGATTCGGCGCTCGGGCTCACCGCGGCACGCTTGAGCGCCCGCCTGATCGCGGCCGATCTTGCCGATCTCGGCATCACCGTGGATTGCCTGCCGCTGGCTGACGTGCCGGTGCCGGGCGCCGATGCGGTTATCGGGAACCGGGCCTATGGCACCGAGCCAGGCAAGGTCGCGGCGATCGCACGCGCGGTCACCGACGGGCTGGAGCAGGGCGGCGTGCTGCCGGTTCTCAAGCATATCCCAGGTCATGGCCGGGCAACTGCCGACACCCATTTCAAGCTGCCGACGGTCGATACACCCAAGGACGAACTCGAACGCACCGATTTTGCGGCGTTCAAGCCGCTGTCGGACCTGCCGATGGCCATGACTGCACATGTTGTGTTTAGCGCGGTCGACCCCGCCCATCCGGCGACGACATCTGCGACAATGATTGCTGACGTGATTCGCGGCGCAATCGGGTTCCAGGGTTTGTTGATGAGTGATGACGTGTCGATGAACGCGCTGTCGGGGAATATCGCCGAGCGGACCCGCGCCATCTTCGCGGCTGGCTGCGACATAGCCCTGCATTGCAACGGCAACATCGAGGAGATGCGCGACGTCGCCGGCCAGACACCTGAACTGTCCGGCAAGGCACTGGAGCGGGCGGAAGCCGCGCTCGCCGTACGCAAGCCGCCGCAGCCGTTCGACCGGGCGGCCGCGCGCACTGAGCTGGACGCATTGATCGCACGGGCAAACACGGCATCGGCATGA
- a CDS encoding SPOR domain-containing protein, whose product MAERYHDRPFSSDDHGRGSDQHGRADNDPLAELARLIGQTDPFFAAQGRPAAAPSQGYQEHDYRQDDDRQDYVEQAPPQPGPPSWMRRANVQPQPAPAPEPDYPVSVNPVHPLHRYSAQPPAPAPEPDFRQSRIQQDQAYQDHAYQDRAYQAQAYQPHGQAHQEQAYQESYPQPDPSRYDDALYGRLEAGEQDYQRDPAYPDDPYAYQNDYPDAEHEEPTKQRGGMMTVAAILALAVVGTGAAFAYKSYVGSPRSGEPPIIKADNTPTKIVPAPTDSSAKVPDRMVTGDGTEKIVPREEAPVDVNARAGGPRVVFPPLNQNANPPSVASVSPSAVPPPGAGAAAATNGTLPNNSPRPIRTVAVKGDQTDGTTPQSAAAKPATATATATAPKPVVTPPAPIAPRNPPISANASAQPMSLAPHSMPAAEPPQRMAATTPTQIAPASSGGGGYIVQISSQQSEDSAAASYRVLQSKYGSVLGSRSPVIKRVDLTDKGKGVVYRAFAGPYGSAEEATQACNSLKSAGLSACFVQRN is encoded by the coding sequence ATGGCCGAACGATATCACGACAGACCGTTTTCCTCCGATGACCACGGTCGCGGCAGCGATCAGCATGGAAGAGCGGACAACGATCCCTTGGCCGAGCTCGCCCGCCTGATCGGACAGACTGATCCGTTTTTTGCAGCGCAGGGGCGGCCAGCCGCAGCGCCCAGCCAGGGCTATCAGGAACACGATTATCGCCAGGACGACGATCGGCAGGATTATGTCGAGCAGGCTCCGCCGCAGCCCGGACCGCCCTCATGGATGCGGCGCGCCAATGTGCAGCCGCAACCGGCACCCGCGCCGGAGCCTGACTATCCCGTCTCCGTGAACCCGGTTCATCCATTGCATCGCTATTCGGCCCAGCCGCCGGCGCCCGCGCCGGAGCCGGATTTTCGTCAGTCCCGGATCCAGCAAGATCAGGCCTATCAGGATCACGCTTATCAGGATCGGGCTTATCAGGCCCAGGCCTACCAGCCGCACGGTCAGGCGCATCAGGAGCAGGCCTATCAAGAGTCGTATCCGCAGCCCGATCCGTCGCGCTACGACGATGCGCTCTATGGTCGGCTCGAGGCGGGCGAGCAGGACTACCAGCGGGATCCGGCCTACCCGGACGATCCCTACGCCTACCAGAACGACTATCCCGATGCCGAACACGAAGAGCCGACGAAGCAGCGCGGCGGCATGATGACGGTTGCGGCCATCCTGGCCCTTGCGGTGGTCGGGACCGGCGCGGCCTTTGCCTACAAGTCCTATGTGGGTTCGCCCCGCAGCGGCGAGCCGCCGATCATCAAGGCTGACAATACGCCGACCAAGATCGTGCCGGCGCCGACGGACTCCTCGGCCAAGGTGCCGGATCGCATGGTGACCGGCGACGGCACCGAGAAGATCGTGCCGCGCGAGGAGGCGCCTGTCGACGTCAACGCCAGGGCGGGCGGTCCTCGCGTGGTCTTCCCGCCGCTGAATCAGAATGCGAATCCGCCGTCGGTGGCGAGCGTCTCGCCGTCGGCGGTCCCGCCGCCGGGCGCGGGAGCGGCCGCCGCGACCAACGGCACCCTGCCGAACAATTCGCCGCGCCCGATCAGGACGGTCGCCGTGAAGGGTGATCAGACCGATGGCACGACGCCGCAATCGGCTGCCGCCAAGCCGGCAACGGCAACGGCAACGGCAACGGCGCCCAAGCCGGTGGTGACGCCGCCCGCACCGATCGCGCCACGCAACCCGCCGATCTCGGCCAATGCCAGCGCCCAGCCGATGTCGCTGGCGCCGCACTCGATGCCGGCGGCCGAGCCGCCGCAGCGGATGGCTGCGACCACTCCCACTCAGATCGCGCCCGCCAGCAGCGGCGGTGGCGGCTACATCGTGCAGATCTCCTCGCAGCAGAGCGAGGACAGTGCCGCCGCATCCTACCGGGTGCTCCAGAGCAAGTATGGCAGCGTGCTCGGCTCGCGCTCGCCGGTGATCAAGCGCGTCGATCTCACCGACAAAGGCAAGGGCGTCGTCTACCGCGCCTTCGCCGGACCCTATGGCTCGGCCGAAGAGGCGACGCAGGCCTGCAACAGCCTGAAGTCTGCAGGCCTGTCTGCCTGCTTCGTCCAGAGGAATTAA
- the argS gene encoding arginine--tRNA ligase yields MPDTSSSLHLFADVLARVHAACRTLAVEANWPEGIDFSRVVVEPPRDASHGDMATNAAMVLAKEAKAKPRDLAEQIAERMRADALIAKVDVAGPGFINLTLKPAAWAEALRTVLREGADYGRVRGGSKVNVEYVSANPTGPMHVGHCRGAVFGDALASLLQFGGHDVTREYYINDAGAQVDVLARSAFLRYREALGQDIGAIPEGLYPGDYLKPVGAALAKEHGDKLLAMSETEWLPTVRAKAIAMMMDEIKDDLAALNIRHDVFFSERSLIETGNNKVAETIDFLRAKGDIYEGRLPPPKGAPVEDWEDREQLLFKATAYGDDVDRPLIKSDNSYTYFASDIAYHKNKFDRGFAEMIDVWGADHGGYIKRMQAAVKATTSGKGALDVKIVQLVKLLRNGEPVKMSKRSGDFVTLREVVDEVGQDAVRFMMLYRKNDAVLDFDLAKVMEQSRDNPVFYVQYGHARGHSIFRNARAEVFPELPEDAGERIAWLRESAVERLSDPVELDLLKRLAIYPRMLEAAATAHEPHRIAFYLYDLASEFHALWTKGRDLPYLRFIINNDADLTKARLAMVQGVVSVLASGLAILGVHAPDEMR; encoded by the coding sequence ATGCCCGACACATCCTCATCCCTGCATTTGTTCGCCGACGTGCTCGCGCGTGTGCACGCCGCCTGCCGTACGCTGGCCGTGGAAGCCAACTGGCCTGAGGGCATCGATTTCTCGCGCGTGGTGGTCGAGCCGCCGCGTGACGCTTCCCATGGCGACATGGCGACCAACGCCGCGATGGTGCTTGCGAAAGAAGCCAAGGCAAAGCCCCGGGATCTTGCCGAGCAGATCGCCGAGCGGATGCGCGCCGATGCGCTGATCGCCAAGGTCGACGTCGCCGGCCCCGGCTTCATCAATTTGACGCTGAAGCCGGCCGCCTGGGCCGAGGCGCTGCGCACGGTGCTGCGCGAGGGGGCCGATTACGGCCGCGTCCGCGGCGGCTCCAAGGTCAATGTCGAATACGTCTCGGCCAATCCCACGGGGCCGATGCATGTCGGCCATTGCCGCGGCGCCGTGTTCGGCGACGCGCTGGCCAGCCTGCTTCAGTTCGGCGGCCACGACGTCACGCGCGAATATTACATCAATGACGCCGGCGCCCAGGTCGACGTGCTCGCCCGCTCCGCGTTCCTCAGATACCGCGAGGCGCTGGGACAGGACATCGGCGCGATCCCGGAAGGGCTCTATCCCGGCGACTACCTCAAGCCGGTCGGTGCTGCGCTGGCGAAAGAGCACGGCGACAAGCTCCTCGCGATGAGCGAGACTGAATGGCTGCCGACGGTGCGCGCCAAGGCGATCGCGATGATGATGGACGAGATCAAGGACGATCTCGCCGCGCTCAACATCCGCCACGACGTGTTCTTCTCCGAGCGCTCACTGATCGAGACCGGCAACAACAAAGTTGCCGAGACCATCGACTTCCTGCGCGCCAAGGGCGACATCTACGAAGGGCGTCTGCCACCGCCGAAGGGCGCGCCGGTCGAGGATTGGGAAGATCGCGAGCAGTTGCTGTTCAAGGCGACCGCCTATGGCGACGATGTCGATCGTCCGCTGATCAAGTCGGACAATTCCTACACCTACTTCGCCTCCGACATTGCCTACCACAAGAACAAGTTCGACCGTGGCTTTGCGGAGATGATCGACGTCTGGGGCGCCGATCATGGCGGCTACATCAAGCGCATGCAGGCGGCGGTGAAGGCGACGACGTCAGGCAAGGGCGCGCTCGACGTCAAGATCGTGCAACTCGTCAAGCTGCTGCGGAATGGCGAGCCGGTGAAAATGTCCAAGCGGAGCGGGGACTTCGTCACCTTGCGTGAGGTGGTGGATGAGGTCGGCCAGGACGCCGTTCGCTTCATGATGCTGTACCGCAAGAACGACGCGGTGCTCGATTTCGACCTCGCCAAGGTCATGGAGCAGTCGCGCGACAACCCGGTGTTCTACGTCCAGTACGGCCATGCCCGCGGTCACTCGATCTTCCGCAATGCACGGGCCGAGGTGTTCCCGGAACTGCCTGAGGATGCGGGCGAGCGGATCGCCTGGTTGCGCGAGTCGGCCGTGGAGCGGTTGTCGGATCCGGTCGAACTCGATCTTCTCAAGCGCCTCGCAATTTATCCGCGCATGCTGGAAGCCGCCGCCACGGCGCACGAGCCGCACCGAATTGCCTTTTATCTCTATGATTTAGCCAGCGAATTTCATGCACTTTGGACGAAGGGGCGCGATTTGCCCTATTTACGCTTCATTATCAATAATGATGCAGATCTTACAAAGGCGCGGCTGGCGATGGTCCAGGGCGTCGTCTCGGTCCTGGCATCGGGCCTCGCCATCCTCGGCGTCCATGCCCCGGACGAGATGCGGTAG
- a CDS encoding deoxyguanosinetriphosphate triphosphohydrolase, giving the protein MSVGMAAPRAPYACDPDRSRGRLVVEPPSRTRSPFRRDCDRVIHSTAFRRLKYKTQVFVFHEGDHYRTRLTHSLEVAQIARALARQLGLDEDLTETLALAHDLGHPPFGHAGERALDACLKEFGGFDHNAQTLRVVAALEHRYPEFDGLNLTWESLEGIVKHNGPLTDRSGAPTARYREHGIPVGISDYIKTYDLELWSFASLEAQVAAIADDIAYDAHDIDDGLRAGLFHLDDLKVMPLTAEIIAETSAHYPDLEDLRRGAELVRELISHLIGTVFTEAQKNLAALKPQSAQDVRQQSKALIAFPAEVAEEEAAIKRFLYQHMYRHKRVMRVMGEAEQILFDLFAKYLKVPAELPPEWLLGAEADNEGDRARRIGNFIAGMTDRFALTEHQRLFDSTPDLR; this is encoded by the coding sequence GTGTCCGTCGGAATGGCTGCCCCCCGTGCGCCCTATGCCTGCGACCCCGATCGCAGCCGCGGCCGGCTGGTCGTCGAGCCCCCGAGCCGGACCCGCAGCCCGTTCCGGCGGGATTGCGACCGGGTGATCCATTCCACCGCGTTCCGCCGCCTGAAGTACAAGACTCAGGTGTTCGTGTTCCATGAGGGCGACCATTATCGGACGCGGCTGACCCATTCGCTGGAGGTGGCGCAGATCGCCCGCGCGCTGGCGCGGCAGCTCGGCCTGGACGAGGACCTTACCGAAACGCTGGCACTCGCCCATGATCTCGGCCATCCGCCGTTCGGCCATGCCGGCGAGCGGGCGCTTGACGCCTGCCTCAAGGAGTTTGGCGGCTTCGACCACAACGCCCAGACCCTTCGGGTCGTCGCCGCGCTGGAGCACCGCTATCCCGAGTTCGACGGTCTGAACCTGACCTGGGAATCGCTGGAGGGCATCGTCAAGCATAACGGCCCGCTGACCGATCGCAGTGGCGCGCCGACCGCGCGCTATCGTGAGCACGGCATTCCCGTCGGGATCTCCGACTACATCAAGACCTACGATCTCGAATTGTGGAGCTTCGCCTCGCTCGAGGCGCAGGTCGCCGCGATCGCCGACGACATCGCTTATGACGCCCACGACATCGACGACGGCCTGCGCGCCGGCCTGTTCCACCTCGACGATCTCAAGGTCATGCCGCTCACCGCGGAGATCATCGCCGAGACCTCAGCGCATTACCCCGATCTCGAAGACCTCAGGCGCGGGGCTGAGCTGGTGCGCGAGCTGATCTCGCACTTGATCGGCACCGTGTTCACCGAGGCGCAGAAGAACCTTGCGGCGCTCAAGCCGCAATCGGCCCAGGACGTCCGGCAGCAAAGCAAGGCGCTGATCGCGTTCCCCGCCGAGGTCGCCGAGGAGGAGGCCGCCATCAAGCGCTTCCTGTACCAGCACATGTACCGCCACAAGCGGGTGATGCGGGTGATGGGGGAGGCGGAGCAGATCCTGTTCGATCTGTTCGCGAAATATTTGAAAGTGCCGGCCGAACTGCCGCCGGAATGGCTGCTGGGTGCCGAGGCGGACAATGAGGGCGACCGGGCCCGCCGGATCGGCAATTTCATTGCCGGAATGACCGACCGTTTCGCCCTGACCGAGCACCAGCGGCTCTTTGACTCGACCCCGGATTTGCGTTAG
- the erpA gene encoding iron-sulfur cluster insertion protein ErpA translates to MTTDVTISDRAARRIGEILKGEGTGAMLRISVEGGGCSGFQYKFDIDRARTDDDLVIEQDNAVVLVDSASQPFLAGSQVDFVDDLIGASFRVNNPNATASCGCGTSFSV, encoded by the coding sequence ATGACGACTGACGTGACCATCAGCGACCGCGCCGCACGCCGGATTGGGGAGATCCTCAAGGGCGAAGGCACAGGCGCGATGCTGCGCATCTCCGTCGAAGGCGGCGGCTGCTCAGGCTTCCAGTACAAGTTCGACATCGACCGCGCCCGGACCGACGACGATCTCGTGATCGAGCAGGACAATGCGGTCGTGCTGGTCGATTCCGCCTCGCAGCCGTTCCTTGCGGGATCGCAGGTCGATTTCGTCGACGACCTGATCGGCGCTTCGTTCCGCGTCAACAACCCCAACGCCACCGCCTCGTGCGGCTGCGGGACCAGTTTCTCGGTCTAA
- a CDS encoding hybrid sensor histidine kinase/response regulator, with product MGWPDKSMTRTEPRDGLVGAFLYWLGGFEIEDGLTADLSERELRRIRAKQIDAVRQLIPVTMAVTMLNVAVVLILFWGRGWNDFLAIWGMTLAVAASLAVRSWQRSHRNPPQEASGRAARQMLRQAFFFAAIWGTLPLALFSRIEPTSQLILACLMVGMMSGGAFTLSAFPRAGLVYLATMTIACAGALLLCGAGPYLVTSVFLLLFAFFMARNIVSQGNLFLGNLKAQLELERQTEIISLLLKDFQENASDWLWQTDADGHLVDVPERFAAVAQLPLPLLKGSQFADVLDMLCPEDKTAAYNIVGLMEQAEPLHEMNIKVVAGGEARLWSLTAKPAYDRDGQFLGYRGFGRDVTERWRAEKAEAESRAKSDFLAVMSHEIRTPMNGVLGLASILLETKLDPEQREAVTTIRESGDNLQRILNDILDLSKLEAGRFQFEAIDFAPQTLVEAVAAVGRASTKSKGLAVRVELDPNLPPMLRGDVVRIRQVLLNLVSNAVKFTDEGEVTVSVTCQARRDLLATVEWTVTDSGIGIAPEKLGQLFSDFAQADASISRRFGGTGLGLAISRRIIEQMGGTIGVTSTPGEGSTFRFTLVLPWSSSAASDHDAGHDEAEELKTRIAGLDRPLRVLVAEDDAVNRMVVSKMLGAFDIELRVVTDGLQAVAAASDGDYDVVLMDVRMPDMDGLAATRAIRAQGASYESLPIVALTANAFPEDIRISREAGMSDFLAKPLRKPALIAALLRALDGYVMSDDAPLQPVLMPLEVEWTDEEKQATGA from the coding sequence ATGGGATGGCCGGACAAATCCATGACGCGAACTGAGCCGCGCGACGGTCTGGTCGGCGCGTTCCTGTACTGGCTCGGCGGCTTCGAGATCGAGGACGGGCTGACCGCCGATCTCAGCGAGCGCGAGTTGCGGCGCATCCGCGCCAAGCAGATCGACGCGGTGAGGCAGCTGATCCCGGTCACGATGGCCGTGACCATGCTCAACGTCGCCGTCGTGCTGATCCTGTTCTGGGGCAGGGGCTGGAACGACTTCCTCGCGATCTGGGGCATGACGCTCGCCGTCGCCGCCTCGCTCGCAGTGCGCTCGTGGCAGCGGTCGCATCGGAATCCGCCGCAGGAGGCTTCAGGCCGCGCCGCGCGGCAGATGCTGCGACAGGCGTTCTTCTTCGCCGCGATCTGGGGCACGCTGCCGCTGGCGCTGTTTAGCCGCATCGAACCGACCAGCCAGCTCATCCTGGCCTGCCTGATGGTCGGCATGATGTCCGGCGGCGCGTTCACGCTATCGGCCTTTCCCCGGGCCGGCCTCGTCTATCTCGCCACGATGACGATCGCCTGCGCCGGCGCGCTGCTCCTGTGCGGCGCCGGACCGTATCTCGTGACCTCCGTGTTCCTGCTGCTGTTCGCGTTCTTCATGGCGCGCAACATCGTCTCCCAGGGCAATCTCTTCCTGGGCAATCTCAAGGCCCAGCTCGAGCTAGAGCGGCAGACCGAGATCATCTCGCTGCTGCTGAAGGACTTTCAGGAGAACGCCAGCGACTGGCTGTGGCAGACCGATGCCGACGGGCATCTGGTCGACGTGCCCGAACGCTTCGCCGCTGTGGCGCAGCTGCCGCTCCCGCTCCTGAAGGGATCGCAATTCGCCGACGTGCTCGACATGCTCTGCCCCGAGGACAAGACGGCCGCTTACAATATCGTCGGCCTGATGGAGCAGGCCGAGCCGTTGCACGAGATGAACATCAAGGTCGTCGCCGGCGGCGAGGCGCGGTTGTGGTCGCTGACGGCGAAGCCGGCCTATGATCGCGACGGTCAATTCCTCGGCTATCGCGGCTTCGGCCGCGACGTGACCGAACGCTGGCGCGCGGAAAAGGCCGAGGCCGAGAGCCGCGCCAAGTCCGACTTCCTCGCAGTGATGAGCCATGAGATCCGCACGCCGATGAACGGCGTGCTCGGGCTCGCCAGCATACTGCTGGAGACCAAGCTCGATCCGGAGCAGCGCGAGGCGGTCACCACGATCCGCGAGTCCGGCGACAATCTCCAGCGCATCCTCAACGACATCCTCGATCTGTCCAAGCTCGAGGCGGGCCGCTTCCAATTCGAGGCGATCGACTTTGCGCCGCAGACGCTGGTCGAAGCCGTCGCGGCCGTGGGGCGGGCGAGCACCAAGAGCAAGGGACTGGCGGTCAGGGTCGAGCTCGACCCGAACCTGCCGCCGATGCTGCGCGGCGACGTCGTGCGCATCCGCCAGGTGCTGCTCAATCTCGTGTCCAATGCGGTGAAGTTCACCGACGAAGGCGAGGTGACGGTCTCGGTGACCTGCCAGGCGCGCCGCGATCTGCTGGCGACCGTCGAATGGACGGTGACCGACAGCGGTATCGGCATCGCCCCCGAAAAGCTCGGCCAGCTCTTCAGCGATTTCGCCCAGGCGGACGCCTCGATCAGCCGCCGCTTCGGCGGCACCGGCCTTGGCCTTGCGATCAGCAGGCGCATCATCGAGCAGATGGGCGGGACCATCGGCGTCACCTCGACGCCGGGCGAGGGGTCAACCTTCCGCTTCACGCTGGTGCTGCCCTGGAGCTCGTCCGCGGCGTCCGATCACGATGCTGGCCACGATGAAGCCGAGGAGCTGAAGACCCGTATCGCCGGCCTCGATCGGCCCTTGAGAGTGCTGGTCGCGGAGGACGACGCCGTCAACCGCATGGTCGTGAGCAAGATGCTGGGTGCCTTCGACATTGAGCTTCGCGTCGTCACCGACGGCCTGCAAGCGGTCGCTGCAGCCTCGGACGGCGATTACGATGTCGTGCTGATGGACGTGCGCATGCCCGACATGGACGGACTGGCCGCCACCCGCGCGATCCGCGCGCAGGGCGCGAGCTACGAAAGCTTGCCGATCGTCGCGCTCACCGCGAACGCCTTCCCCGAGGACATCAGGATCAGTCGCGAAGCCGGCATGTCGGACTTCCTCGCCAAGCCGCTGCGCAAGCCCGCGCTGATCGCGGCACTCCTGCGCGCGCTGGACGGCTACGTCATGTCGGACGACGCACCGCTTCAGCCGGTGCTGATGCCGCTCGAGGTGGAGTGGACGGACGAGGAAAAGCAGGCGACCGGCGCTTAG